One window from the genome of Aricia agestis chromosome 6, ilAriAges1.1, whole genome shotgun sequence encodes:
- the LOC121727863 gene encoding uncharacterized protein LOC121727863 codes for MGQEQSYNSTYSNVSVKRYSERYEDPVQYRVNRNYQTSERDSEYRRYRARRSADSSRSDNSSTESSGYRSGSSSYERDSDASYKSDYYSPSLYKNKHYKGINKELYKPVKIPKEKQYKVILFDDKPEIKSARLKSYLCETSKEKYQTDTLTPMKSGIRNYTPKIISAEDHIKNTEH; via the coding sequence ATGGGTCAAGAACAGTCGTACAACAGCACCTACTCCAATGTGTCAGTGAAGCGGTACTCGGAGAGGTACGAGGATCCCGTCCAGTACAGAGTCAACAGAAACTATCAGACCAGCGAGCGAGACTCGGAGTACAGGCGCTACAGAGCCAGACGGAGCGCCGACAGCTCCAGAAGCGACAACTCCTCGACCGAGAGCAGCGGATACAGGAGCGGCTCAAGCTCGTACGAGAGGGACTCCGATGCGTCCTACAAGAGCGACTACTACAGTCCGTCGTTGTATAAAAACAAACACTACAAGGGAATAAACAAGGAGTTGTACAAGCCAGTCAAGATCCCGAAAGAGAAGCAGTACAAAGTGATACTCTTCGACGACAAGCCCGAAATCAAAAGCGCCCGACTAAAGAGCTACCTCTGCGAGACGAGCAAGGAAAAATATCAGACGGACACCCTGACGCCGATGAAGAGCGGCATCAGAAATTATACACCAAAAATTATATCGGCCGAGGATCACATAAAGAATACGGAGCATTAA
- the LOC121727860 gene encoding glucose dehydrogenase [FAD, quinone]-like yields the protein MEAAGALASLAPSPITVLGLIPLLALGITYFRYQQFDPESFITDANVIMPIYDFVIVGGGSAGAVVASRLSEIGNWTVLLLEAGQDENEISDIPALAGYTQLSEMDWKFQTTPSHNRSYCLAMNGDRCNWPRGKVLGGSSVLNAMVYVRGNRNDYDLWEALGNPGWSYEDVLPYFLKSEDNRNPYLLNTPYHSSGGYLTVQESPWRTPLSVTFLRGGIELGYEFRDINGEKQTGFMLTQATMRRGSRCSTAKAFLRPVRHRNNLHVALGSQVTRILINPVKKQAYGVEFYRNGERHKVRIKREVIMSAGALATPQLMMLSGIGPADHLKEHGIPLVANLKVGHNLQDHVGLGGLTFVVNKPVTFKKDRFQTFAVAMNYILYEKGPMTTQGVEGLAFVNTKYAPPSGDWPDIQFHFAPSSVNSDGGEQIRKILNLRDRVYNTVYKPIENAETWTILPLLLRPKSSGWVKLRSRNPFQPPSLEPNYFAFKEDIQVLTEGIKIAFALSNTTAFQVYGSRPHTIPLPGCQHHVLFSDEYWECSLKHFTFTIYHPTGTCKMGPKHDQSAVVDPRLRVHGVANLRVVDASVMPTIISGNPNAPVIMIAEKASDMIKEDWLVL from the exons ATGGAGGCGGCTGGAGCGCTGGCGAGCTTGGCACCATCGCCCATCACCGTACTTGGGCTGATACCGCTGTTGGCGCTAGGGATCACCTACTTCAGATACCAGCAGTTCGATCCAGAGTCGTTTATCACCGATGCCAATGTT aTCATGCCAATTTACGACTTCGTCATAGTTGGCGGAGGATCGGCGGGTGCAGTGGTAGCGTCACGATTATCAGAAATCGGTAATTGGACGGTGCTGCTTCTGGAGGCTGGACAGGACGAGAACGAAATATCAGACATCCCCGCGCTGGCTGGTTATACGCAGCTGTCGGAAATGGATTGGAAATTTCAAACCACGCCGTCACACAATCGATCGTACTGTCTCGCTATGAATGGGGATCGCTGTAATTGGCCGAGAGGTAAAGTTCTAGGCGGAAGTAGCGTCCTGAATGCGATGGTGTACGTGAGAGGCAACCGCAACGATTACGACTTGTGGGAGGCGCTCGGTAATCCCGGCTGGTCGTACGAAGATGTACTTCCTTACTTCCTAAAGTCTGAGGATAACAGAAACCCGTACTTGTTGAATACACCGTACCATTCATCCGGAGGCTATCTAACAGTACAAGAATCGCCGTGGAGAACACCGTTATCCGTAACGTTTTTACGAGGAGGTATCGAACTAGGTTACGAGTTTCGAGACATAAACGGGGAAAAACAAACAGGGTTTATGCTAACACAGGCGACCATGCGGCGCGGAAGTCGGTGTAGCACGGCTAAGGCATTTTTGAGGCCAGTTCGGCACAGAAATAACCTGCACGTCGCGCTGGGTTCCCAGGTGACTAGAATTTTAATAAACCCAGTTAAAAAACAAGCGTACGGAGTCGAATTCTATCGGAACGGTGAAAGGCACAAAGTTCGAATAAAACGAGAAGTTATAATGTCGGCCGGAGCATTAGCGACACCGCAATTAATGATGTTGAGCGGAATCGGGCCCGCAGACCATTTAAAAGAACACGGCATTCCATTAGTCGCCAATCTGAAAGTGGGTCACAACTTGCAAGACCATGTCGGACTCGGAGGACTCACTTTTGTCGTTAACAAACCGGTTACGTTTAAAAAGGACCGATTTCAAACATTCGCGGTGGCAATGAACTATATTCTATACGAAAAAGGTCCGATGACGACACAAGGAGTGGAAGGCTTAGCTTTCGTAAACACGAAATACGCTCCGCCCTCCGGCGACTGGCCCGACATACAATTCCACTTTGCGCCTAGCTCGGTCAATTCGGACGGCGGCGAACAAATTCGTAAAATTCTGAATCTACGAGACCGTGTGTACAATACCGTGTACAAGCCCATAGAGAACGCCGAAACCTGGACCATTCTCCCACTGCTGCTACGTCCGAAGAGCTCCGGCTGGGTGAAATTAAGAAGCAGGAACCCCTTCCAACCGCCGTCGTTGGAACCGAATTATTTCGCGTTCAAGGAGGATATCCAAGTGCTGACAGAGGGTATAAAGATAGCGTTCGCGTTGTCCAACACGACGGCTTTCCAAGTGTACGGCTCACGACCTCACACCATTCCGTTACCCGGTTGTCAACATCACGTATTGTTTAGCGACGAGTACTGGGAGTGTAGTCTCAAGCATTTCACTTTTACGATATACCATCCGACGGGGACCTGCAAGATGGGTCCCAAGCACGACCAGAGCGCGGTGGTGGACCCCAGGCTGCGGGTGCACGGTGTCGCCAACCTGAGGGTGGTGGACGCCAGCGTGATGCCCACCATCATAAGCGGTAATCCCAATGCACCGGTTATAATGATCGCGGAGAAAGCATCGGACATGATCAAAGAAGATTGGCTCGTAttatga